Proteins from one Amycolatopsis benzoatilytica AK 16/65 genomic window:
- a CDS encoding DUF2231 domain-containing protein: protein MTATSRNHGSQREQAPVQRLLERLETADALDRPASKIAGAAEQFRGRPGRILRGQWLGHPLHPVAVTAPIGAWLTAAVFDCFPGQERAAERSLGLGLAAAPAAAVLGLADFRDLDARQRRVGLLHLAANAVATSLCTASYVARRRGRLGAGRLLALGGLAAAATGGALGGHLSYALGAGVYRWQNRGPAQRPQEVSTHASGV, encoded by the coding sequence ATGACTGCCACCTCGCGAAACCACGGCTCCCAGCGAGAGCAGGCCCCGGTGCAGCGCCTGCTCGAACGCCTCGAAACCGCCGATGCGCTCGACCGGCCCGCCTCGAAGATCGCCGGCGCGGCGGAACAGTTCCGCGGCCGTCCCGGCCGGATCCTGCGCGGCCAGTGGCTGGGTCACCCGCTGCATCCGGTCGCCGTCACCGCGCCGATCGGCGCTTGGCTGACGGCTGCGGTATTCGACTGCTTCCCCGGACAGGAGCGCGCGGCGGAGCGCTCCCTCGGGCTCGGCCTCGCCGCCGCGCCCGCGGCCGCGGTGCTCGGGCTCGCCGACTTCCGCGACCTCGACGCGCGGCAACGACGGGTGGGCCTGCTGCACCTGGCGGCCAACGCTGTCGCGACCAGCCTGTGCACTGCGTCCTACGTCGCCCGTCGCCGGGGGCGCCTCGGAGCCGGCCGGCTGCTGGCACTTGGCGGGCTGGCCGCCGCGGCTACTGGCGGCGCTCTCGGCGGCCATCTCTCCTACGCGCTCGGCGCGGGCGTGTACCGGTGGCAGAACCGGGGACCCGCGCAACGGCCGCAAGAGGTTTCGACGCACGCCAGCGGGGTATAG
- a CDS encoding EthD family reductase, with protein MHILTVAYGHPSDPAAFDEHYARTHRPLVEKVPELAGFSARRCAALDGGEPPYYLLAELSFRSAEALAAGLSSPEGQAAAADLDNFADGGATMFVQYD; from the coding sequence ATGCACATCCTGACGGTCGCATATGGACATCCCAGCGACCCCGCGGCGTTCGACGAACACTATGCGCGCACCCACCGGCCGCTCGTGGAGAAGGTGCCCGAGCTGGCCGGATTCTCCGCCCGGCGGTGCGCGGCGCTCGACGGCGGCGAACCGCCCTACTATTTGCTCGCCGAGCTGTCGTTCCGGTCCGCCGAGGCGCTCGCTGCCGGGCTTTCCTCGCCGGAGGGGCAGGCGGCTGCCGCCGACCTGGACAACTTCGCGGACGGTGGCGCGACCATGTTCGTCCAGTACGACTGA
- a CDS encoding response regulator transcription factor, translated as MVLGEPRILVVEDAEAIRVSVEVALRGAGFSVRALPDGERLEEELARFRPDLVVLDVLLPGRDGFALLRVVRRQCAAGVLMLTARDGVEDRLRGLGEGADDYLVKPFVLAELVARVTAVLRRTGRTRPAIEIGDLVVDLDAGLALHRGTRIDLTVTEWKLLAYLAAHRDRVVGKAQILSAVWGYDEYSANLVEVNVSTLRRKLEAHGPRLLHTVRGQGYVLGGERR; from the coding sequence ATGGTGCTGGGCGAGCCGCGGATCCTTGTCGTCGAGGACGCCGAAGCGATCCGGGTTTCGGTGGAAGTCGCGTTGCGGGGAGCGGGCTTCTCGGTGCGCGCGCTGCCCGACGGCGAGCGGCTCGAAGAAGAACTCGCCCGGTTCCGGCCCGACCTGGTCGTGCTCGACGTGCTGCTTCCCGGCCGCGACGGGTTCGCGCTGCTGCGGGTCGTCCGGCGGCAATGCGCGGCCGGGGTCCTCATGCTCACCGCGAGGGACGGCGTCGAGGATCGGCTGCGCGGGCTCGGCGAAGGCGCGGACGACTATCTGGTGAAGCCGTTCGTGCTGGCCGAACTCGTCGCGCGGGTCACCGCGGTGCTGCGCCGGACCGGCCGCACGCGGCCGGCCATCGAGATCGGCGACCTCGTGGTCGACCTCGACGCCGGGCTGGCGCTGCACCGGGGCACGCGGATCGACCTGACCGTCACTGAGTGGAAGCTGCTGGCCTATCTCGCCGCCCATCGCGACCGGGTCGTCGGCAAAGCCCAGATCCTCAGCGCGGTGTGGGGCTACGACGAGTACAGCGCGAATCTCGTCGAGGTCAACGTGAGCACGCTGCGCCGGAAACTCGAAGCGCACGGGCCGCGGCTGCTGCACACCGTGCGCGGGCAGGGCTACGTCCTGGGCGGCGAGCGCCGGTGA